One genomic region from Motacilla alba alba isolate MOTALB_02 chromosome 5, Motacilla_alba_V1.0_pri, whole genome shotgun sequence encodes:
- the DRD4 gene encoding D(4) dopamine receptor, with product MGNGTAGPPPAVPGHSIAALVLGILLILLIVGGNGLVCLSVCTERALKTTTNYFIVSLAVADLLLALLVLPLYVYSEFQGGVWSLSTVLCDALMTMDVMLCTASIFNLCAISVDRFIAVQIPLNYNRRQIDLRQLILISTTWIFAFAVASPVIFGLNNVPDRDPSLCQLEDDNYIVYSSICSFFIPCPVMLVLYCGMFQGLKRWEEARKAKLRGCIHGANRKLYHPPTLMEREQTRLGLLECSPYARAGLPGECGMNSGIQTVSYPHLRYPHPGHGRKRAKINGRERKAMRVLPVVVGAFLFCWTPFFVVHITRALCKSCSIPPQVTSTVTWLGYVNSALNPIIYTVFNAEFRNFFRKVLHLFC from the exons ATGGGCAACGGCACCGCCGGACCCCCGCCCGCCGTACCCGGCCACAGCATCGCCGCCCTGGTGCTCggcatcctcctcatcctcctcatcgTCGGCGGCAACGGGCTCGTCTGTCTGAGCGTCTGCACGGAGCGGGCGCTCAAGACCACCACCAACTACTTCATCGTCAGCCTCGCCGTGGCCGATCTGCTGCTCGCCCTCCTCGTCCTGCCCCTCTACGTCTACTCCGAG TTCCAGGGAGGAGTGTGGTCCCTCAGCACGGTGCTGTGCGATGCCCTGATGACCATGGACGTGATGCTGTGCACGGCCTCCATCTTCAACCTGTGTGCTATCAGCGTGGATCG GTTCATCGCTGTTCAAATCCCACTCAACTACAACCGGCGGCAGATCGACCTGCGGCAGCTGATCCTTATATCCACCACCTGGATATTCGCCTTTGCTGTGGCATCCCCAGTCATATTTGGCCTCAACAATGTCCCAGACCGGGACCCCAGCTTATGCCAACTGGAGGATGACAACTACATCGTGTATTCCTCCATCTGCTCCTTCTTCATCCCATGCCCTGTCATGCTGGTTCTGTACTGCGGCATGTTCCAAGGACTCAAGCGCTGGGAAGAAGCCCGGAAGGCCAAGCTGAGAGGCTGCATCCACGGAGCCAACAGGAAGCTCTATCACCCCCCAACCCTGATGGAGAGAGAGCAGACccggctggggctgctggagtgCAGCCCTTATGCCCGTGCCGGCCTCCCTGGGGAGTGTGGGATGAACAGTGGGATCCAGACTGTGTCCTACCCACACCTCAGATACCCGCACCCGGGGCACGGGCGCAAGCGGGCCAAGATCAACGGCCGGGAGCGCAAGGCCATGCGGGTGCTGCCGGTCGTTGTCG gtgctttcctcttctgctgGACGCCTTTTTTTGTGGTGCACATTACCAGGGCGCTCTGCAagtcctgctccatcccccctCAAGTCACCAGCACTGTCACTTGGCTGGGCTATGTCAACAGTGCTCTCAACCCCATCATCTACACCGTGTTCAACGCTGAGTTCAGGAACTTCTTCCGCAAAGTCTTGCACCTCTTCTGCTGA